In Acidimicrobiia bacterium, one genomic interval encodes:
- a CDS encoding GntR family transcriptional regulator, with product MRTIRYREIAEELRGQIANGNLVAGQVLPSEAELSKSHSVSRVTIRKALELLRQDGLVDARQGFGWFVAIAPLKQPLAQLGTIEGQLIDWGVPTVRKVLEFSFVPAPKEARDAFGTNTVLQVRRVNLANGVPFARVTVWCPEELGANLSRSDVEKFSFYEALEVELGDATQIIGAGVASEADAQVLDIPVNSPVLVCHRTTRDKEGHTILVSEHIFPAHLTHFVVELPHVADPDQGGGMWLLDETT from the coding sequence GTGAGAACTATCCGCTATCGGGAGATTGCCGAAGAACTGAGAGGCCAAATCGCCAACGGTAACCTTGTGGCCGGGCAGGTTCTTCCAAGTGAAGCCGAACTCTCAAAGAGCCATTCGGTCAGTCGTGTGACCATTCGAAAAGCCTTGGAACTGCTTCGACAAGACGGATTGGTGGATGCTCGCCAAGGTTTCGGCTGGTTCGTGGCTATAGCACCCTTAAAACAACCGTTAGCGCAGTTAGGCACGATCGAAGGGCAGCTAATCGACTGGGGTGTGCCTACGGTTCGGAAGGTTTTGGAGTTTAGCTTTGTACCTGCTCCGAAAGAGGCACGGGATGCTTTTGGCACCAACACGGTATTGCAGGTTCGCAGAGTGAACTTAGCTAACGGCGTGCCATTTGCTCGGGTCACCGTTTGGTGCCCTGAAGAACTTGGTGCGAATCTCTCGCGCTCTGACGTTGAGAAGTTTTCGTTCTACGAAGCGCTAGAAGTCGAACTTGGCGATGCTACCCAAATCATCGGGGCCGGGGTGGCGTCCGAAGCCGATGCGCAAGTGCTTGATATCCCAGTTAACTCACCAGTCTTGGTATGCCATCGAACAACCCGCGACAAAGAGGGTCACACAATCTTGGTGAGCGAACATATCTTTCCTGCTCACTTGACTCATTTTGTGGTGGAATTGCCCCATGTTGCTGACCCTGACCAAGGGGGCGGCATGTGGCTATTAGATGAAACCACTTGA
- a CDS encoding DUF2510 domain-containing protein yields MSDQTGSWQPDPFGRNQYRYWDGTQWTDQVSNDGVIGTDPATATPTPEVDPGSQPTQAVPTTPPATPAEPTMAMPTMPPAPPSFTSGDVAVGPGGGSNKTPLIVVAVLAVVALIAGGAFFFLKDDDSDKEAASSTSTTVAQSTTTSTSDDLDDEGDSDFDLSELGPLADMFGDLTVSQLQCIEKEMAEFEKKYDVDSLGDDPEDFDFGMLSEMMGVFTKCDVDAAAIFGALLGGEFDPGQDDDFDFGFQSGNSYGDNPALDALWDACDGGDMEACDDLYFQSDFGTEYEEFADTCGGRTSGGTYCSE; encoded by the coding sequence GTGAGTGACCAAACCGGTTCATGGCAACCAGACCCCTTTGGTCGGAACCAATATCGCTATTGGGATGGCACCCAATGGACCGACCAGGTGTCGAACGATGGGGTGATTGGCACCGACCCGGCCACGGCTACTCCTACCCCCGAAGTTGATCCGGGCTCACAGCCAACTCAGGCAGTACCGACCACGCCGCCTGCAACGCCAGCCGAGCCAACAATGGCTATGCCAACCATGCCTCCGGCACCACCTAGTTTCACCTCAGGCGATGTTGCGGTCGGCCCGGGTGGCGGTTCCAATAAAACCCCGTTGATTGTAGTAGCCGTGTTGGCCGTGGTGGCTTTGATCGCTGGTGGCGCGTTTTTCTTCTTGAAAGATGACGATTCCGATAAAGAAGCCGCTTCGAGCACTAGTACGACCGTCGCGCAAAGTACTACCACTAGTACCAGCGACGATCTCGACGACGAAGGCGATAGCGACTTCGACCTAAGCGAGCTTGGCCCGCTGGCCGACATGTTTGGTGATCTCACGGTTTCCCAGCTTCAGTGCATCGAAAAGGAAATGGCTGAGTTTGAGAAGAAGTACGACGTCGATTCTTTAGGCGACGATCCTGAAGATTTCGACTTCGGAATGTTGAGCGAAATGATGGGCGTATTCACGAAGTGTGATGTCGACGCGGCCGCCATATTCGGCGCCCTCTTGGGTGGCGAATTCGACCCGGGCCAAGATGACGATTTCGACTTCGGCTTCCAAAGCGGCAACAGCTACGGTGACAATCCGGCGCTCGACGCGCTATGGGATGCGTGTGACGGTGGCGATATGGAAGCCTGTGATGACCTGTACTTCCAGTCAGACTTTGGCACCGAATACGAAGAGTTTGCCGACACCTGTGGCGGGCGAACTTCCGGTGGAACCTATTGTTCCGAATAG
- a CDS encoding 1-acyl-sn-glycerol-3-phosphate acyltransferase has translation MSGIKALSPARLLKRLPFPYRAPHVPLSVELPPDTRKVGSAFPTAWARRYPTRVARLAILEAFLRPAVGVIAPKQVHGEDRLDGLRGPVIFVANHHSHLDTPLMLTSIPEPWRHRMFVGAAADYFFGNRISGTFSALALNAVPIERTKISRTSADRAAKLINDGWSLLIFPEGGRSPDGWGQEFRGGAAYLAIRCGVPIVPVYISGTNLVLPKGQNKPKRHHTTVTFGHALIPGDKEDTRRLGSRVEAAVEQLGDEATNNWWVARQHAAAGTTPSLSGPQASDWRRTWALGEQNPKRRRSRRRWPYLK, from the coding sequence GTGAGTGGTATCAAAGCTCTCTCGCCAGCCAGGCTCCTAAAGCGCTTGCCGTTCCCGTATCGCGCACCCCATGTGCCTTTATCGGTGGAATTGCCGCCCGACACGCGCAAGGTTGGCTCGGCGTTTCCAACGGCTTGGGCCAGGCGATATCCCACGCGGGTGGCTCGGTTAGCAATCCTGGAAGCCTTTTTGCGGCCAGCAGTTGGGGTTATTGCACCCAAGCAAGTACACGGCGAAGATCGCCTTGACGGGCTCCGTGGTCCGGTGATTTTTGTTGCGAATCACCATAGCCATCTTGATACGCCGCTGATGCTCACTTCTATTCCTGAGCCGTGGCGACACCGCATGTTTGTAGGTGCCGCGGCTGACTATTTTTTTGGCAACCGGATCTCGGGTACGTTTTCGGCTCTGGCATTGAATGCGGTACCTATTGAACGCACCAAAATTTCTCGTACCAGCGCTGATCGTGCTGCCAAACTGATTAACGATGGTTGGAGCCTTCTGATCTTCCCCGAAGGTGGCCGAAGCCCCGATGGTTGGGGTCAAGAATTTCGCGGTGGTGCCGCCTACCTCGCCATTCGCTGCGGTGTACCCATTGTCCCGGTTTACATCTCCGGCACCAATCTCGTGTTACCCAAGGGGCAGAACAAGCCGAAACGGCACCACACAACCGTTACCTTTGGCCATGCCCTTATACCAGGCGATAAAGAAGACACTAGGCGCCTAGGTTCACGGGTTGAGGCTGCTGTTGAACAACTTGGTGATGAAGCAACCAACAACTGGTGGGTGGCGCGACAACATGCCGCCGCAGGCACAACCCCGTCGCTAAGCGGACCACAGGCCTCAGATTGGCGACGTACTTGGGCACTAGGTGAACAAAACCCAAAGCGGCGCCGTTCCCGACGCCGCTGGCCCTACCTTAAGTAG